From a region of the Pochonia chlamydosporia 170 chromosome Unknown PCv3seq00015, whole genome shotgun sequence genome:
- a CDS encoding ubiquitin supergroup (similar to Metarhizium robertsii ARSEF 23 XP_007820436.1): MSDAAATPTQRTAKKLPFKATALRKAASLKAEITTDKKELENDGLDLFRRSKEMEAIMAADQERRQQKKRRYDDQRRKSAESSARRNVDEVTERYVMVKAKSGVSPRAARSAIPVASEPVLQGGELTTTIYLIRMLTGLTHGSELVTPPVSKSSKRTHLYSTPSDLIPYDSSSTRLLFHAGQASVGGPGRHTLTPSLLSNTFLGSDDDNDDDDADLQIALEPTKRRGSADPIESSFKAGDEDDEFAAYIRKAEEQRALDQALLGVGSDGAASKAKIDILETSIVPDTKPCCFKFLFDKELRLARNTWLALQKHKGVLLDVEREDDIVLTWRRKRVYAFSTLLNLGIRPQDNGRAVSDGNDAKGFANGRTRVHMEAWTLDLFREMEREEELKRKGETSELADEEEPALVEEKPPTSEVKTRVILKARDIADVKLTVRRTTTVETLITGFRTQRSIGPDRDVQIWFDGDRLEEHATMDEAEIDDMDTFEVYVK, encoded by the coding sequence ATGAGCGACGCGGCGGCAACTCCAACACAACGAACGGCGAAGAAACTGCCTTTCAAAGCAACAGCCTTGCGCAAGGCTGCCTCGCTGAAAGCGGAGATCACAACCGATAAGAAAGAACTGGAGAATGATGGGCTCGACTTATTTCGTAGGtcaaaggagatggaggccATAATGGCTGCGGATCAGGAGAGGCGGCAACAGAAGAAGCGGAGATATGATGACCAGCGTCGCAAGTCCGCTGAGTCTTCGGCCAGGAGGAACGTGGATGAGGTTACCGAGAGATACGTTATGGTAAAAGCAAAATCTGGAGTATCACCTCGGGCTGCTCGGAGCGCCATTCCCGTCGCTAGTGAGCCTGTTCTGCAGGGCGGAGAGTTGACAACGACTATTTACTTGATACGGATGCTCACAGGGCTTACACATGGTAGCGAGTTGGTCACGCCACCGGTATCGAAGTCATCGAAGCGAACACATTTATACTCAACACCTTCAGACCTTATACCATACGACTCATCGTCTACCCGATTGCTGTTCCATGCGGGGCAAGCATCAGTGGGTGGCCCGGGCCGCCATACTCTTACCCCGAGTCTCCTGTCAAACACATTTCTCGGTTCtgacgacgacaacgacgacgacgacgccgatCTCCAAATCGCACTTGAGCCCACAAAACGAAGGGGCAGTGCCGATCCTATCGAGAGCAGCTTCAAAGCAGgagatgaggacgatgaatTTGCGGCGTATATTCGAAAGGCCGAGGAACAGCGCGCTCTGGACCAGGcattgcttggtgttggttcGGATGGAGCTGCGTCGAAGGCAAAAATTGACATTCTGGAGACGTCGATTGTTCCTGATACTAAGCCTTGCTGTTTTAAGTTTCTCTTCGATAAGGAGCTCCGACTAGCGCGTAATACATGGCTTGCTCTTCAGAAACACAAGGGAGTGCTCCTGGATGTTGAAAGAGAGGATGACATTGTGCTTACTTGGCGAAGAAAGAGGGTGTATGCATTTTCTACGTTGCTAAATCTAGGTATCCGACCACAGGACAATGGACGAGCTGTGTCGGATGGAAACGATGCCAAGGGTTTCGCAAATGGTCGGACAAGAGTCCACATGGAAGCTTGGACGTTGGATTTGTTCCGAGAAATGGAACGTGAAGAAGAGCTAAAGCGGAAAGGAGAGACCTCGGAATTAGCAGACGAGGAAGAGCCAGCGCTGGTAGAAGAgaaaccaccaacttcagAAGTTAAGACACGAGTCATTCTGAAGGCTCGCGACATCGCCGACGTCAAATTGACAGTGCGACGGACAACAACAGTTGAGACACTTATTACTGGTTTTCGCACGCAGCGGTCAATAGGGCCAGACAGAGATGTTCAGATTTGGTTTGATGGTGACCGACTAGAAGAGCATGCGACGATGGATGAGGCGGAGATTGACGATATGGACACATTTGAGGTCTATGTCAAGTGA
- a CDS encoding reverse transcriptase (similar to Metarhizium robertsii ARSEF 23 XP_007816557.1), whose protein sequence is MVISQPATPERSAGAQLDQQHPDSFHLRARQHSPTRSLTAYDRDRRHRRNRRPNKGTQDSTTNRFARLAEEDGATQMLTPVFDLEAETEELKTQKERLDIRAEVLRTYAEAITACTRKFTTGYGLQLANEFQNTLLRHWNQFVRAEEPDKQSYAASAGRQRTDKLVSFANIAENASRQAPGDVHGQPHCRQNTTIGDRTDRRVLLLLKSGSSFFQKGLQIRLALKDKLAIASQDIQDIKPTNTGWAIVARNEKIQQLILEKQNEWGPCIDLDIAEKQIPWHTYLIKNFPKTIHSWDGTLLDFETTIEEEIEAQTGQKPERWHVSQKPNNEDPSKATLVILFLKPLNNNFRLLGQGSHSFKLTKPKKLSQCTHCWNFHPPTRCIATKVCVRCGVRDNVHRADSCCNTPKCANCYGAHEANYENCFARPQKLRGSFQKLSKTQLIYARQLGQEDFKRKNNTQQTDSDQLPLVEEGDEDARLQQDAEMSGTEPIHTTQVPETNSVNIVDHEGREVGTPGEWGSEKDDEETEEDAAEGEEAEEEVEEEEEEVEAEEDIEEALPPPAQSYPTGTNTKQDQHVIPKLHFYITGKGNPYFAIKKQFRPQPGTDDIEPPSEATAREPPAKPHPEKSLKYVHLGGLQPLTRPLAALH, encoded by the exons ATGGTTATCTCCCAACCAGCCACGCCAGAACGTAGTGCTGGGGCTCAGCTTGACCAGCAGCACCCGGATAGCTTCCATCTCAGAGCTCGCCAACA CAGCCCAACCCGCAGTCTTACAGCATACGACAGGGACAGACGACATCGCCGCAACAGACGACCAAACAAGGGTACCCAAGacagcacaaccaacagGTTTGCACGCCTTGCAGAAGAGGATGGCGCCACACAAATGCTTACCCCAGTTTTCGATCTGGAAGCTGAGACGGAAGAACTCAAGACACAGAaggagagacttgacatACGCGCTGAGGTCCTCAGAACCTACGCAGAAGCAATAACAGCCTGCACGCGAAAATTCACCACAGGTTACGGACTACAACTTGCCAATGAGTTTCAGAACACCCTCCTCCGACATTGGAACCAGTTTGTACGCGCAGAAGAACC AGACAAACAAAGCTACGCCGCCAGCGCCGGCCGCCAGAGAACCGACAAGTTGGTGAGTTTCGCCAACATCGCGGAAAATGCCTCACGCCAGGCACCAGGGGATGTGCACGGGCAACCCCACTGCCGCCAAAACACAACTATTGGGGATCGCACCGATCGCAGggtccttctcctcttgaAGAGtggctcctccttcttccagAAGGGCTTACAGATCCGCCTTGCACTAAAGGACAAGCTCGCTATTGCATCCCAGgacatccaagacatcaagccAACAAATACAGGATGGGCAATTGTGGCCCGGAACGAGAAAATTCAGCAGCTCattctggagaagcagaacgAATGGGGCCCATGCATCGACCTAGATATTGCAGAGAAACAAATCCCATGGCACACCTACCTGATCAAGAACTTCCCCAAGACTATCCACTCTTGGGACGGCACCCTTCTGGACTTCGAGACAAcgattgaagaagaaatcGAAGCCCAAACAGGGCAAAAGCCAGAACGATGGCATGTCTCACAAAAGCCTAATAATGAGGATCCGAGCAAAGCAACACTGGTCATCTTATTCCTTAAGCCGCTGAACAACAACTTCCGGCTACTCGGACAGGGAAGCCACTCCTTTAAACTTACCAAACCGAAGAAACTGTCTCAGTGCACCCACTGTTGGAACTTTCACCCGCCAACTCGCTGCATCGCTACAAAAGTCTGTGTGCGTTGTGGCGTCAGAGACAACGTGCACCGCGCTGACAGTTGCTGCAATACGCCGAAGTGCGCCAACTGCTATGGCGCACATGAAGCCAACTACGAGAACTGCTTCGCTCGCCCACAGAAACTTCGCGGCAGTTTCCAGAAACTCTCAAAAACTCAGCTAATCTACGCGAGGCAACTAGGACAAGAAGACTTCAAGCGGAAGAACAATACCCAGCAAACTGACAGTGACCAACTCCCCCTAGTTGAGGAGGGTGATGAAGACGCGCGCCTCCAACAGGATGCCGAGATGAGCGGCACAGAGCCAATTCACACAACTCAGGTCCCAGAAACAAACTCAGTAAACATCGTAGACCACGAGGGGAGAGAAGTAGGTACCCCAGGAGAGTGGGGAAGTGAaaaggacgacgaagaaacagaagaagacgcagcagagggggaggaagcagaggaagaagtagaagaagaagaagaggaggtgGAAGCAGAGGAAGATATTGAAGAAGCACTACCTCCGCCAGCACAGTCGTACCCAACAGGAACCAACACAAAACAGGACCAACACGTCATTCCCAAACTCCATTTCTATATCACCGGGAAGGGT AACCCTTACTTTGCCATTAAAAAGCAGTTTCGACCTCAACCCGGAACTGACGACATAGAGCCACCTAGCGAAGCCACCGCCCGAGAACCACCAGCGAAACCACATCCCGAGAAATCATTGAAGTACGTACACCTAGGCGGACTTCAGCCACTCACTCGCCCCCTCGCAGCCCTCCACTAG
- a CDS encoding chromo (CHRromatin organization MOdifier) domain-containing protein, whose protein sequence is MARVVDYYPSSDDDLGNIGSGRTANSRVTPTPGKTILFPKTDDLVPKVKATPSNRRIRRLNAAKFAPENPLFKSWTGENSSPLEASTKKSASLLGRRTVSRPNTEKCGDDAELIVPNSATTSPVPKPDKGVQGHMAHPCDATEALKEKTEDQLTGNVREADAHDSAAMPCEFVEDSQPHDAILDKSTYIVERIISHKGNGRRRRYFVKWQDYAADENSWVTRKDFVDKTFPRQYDEQCKRSTVAN, encoded by the coding sequence ATGGCCCGTGTGGTCGACTATTACCCCAGCAGTGACGACGATCTTGGGAACATTGGGAGCGGGAGGACCGCGAATTCGAGAGTAACGCCAACACCTGGGAAGACAATCTTGTTTCCTAAGACGGATGACCTTGTCCCCAAAGTGAAAGCGACTCCCTCAAACCGACGCATTCGCCGCCTTAACGCTGCAAAATTTGCCCCAGAGAATCCGTTGTTCAAATCATGGACCGGGGAAAATAGCAGCCCCTTAGAAGCATCTACCAAAAAATCAGCTTCTCTCTTGGGACGGCGAACTGTCTCAAGGCCCAATACAGAAAAGTgtggtgacgatgccgaGTTGATCGTCCCCAATTCAGCAACCACCTCGCCGGTTCCAAAGCCTGACAAAGGTGTCCAGGGCCATATGGCCCATCCATGCGATGCGACAGAAGCGTTGAAGGAGAAAACCGAGGACCAACTGACGGGTAACGTACGCGAAGCCGATGCGCATGACAGCGCAGCCATGCCCTGCGAGTTTGTGGAGGATTCGCAACCGCATGACGCTATCCTGGATAAGAGTACCTACATAGTTGAACGAATCATAAGCCACAAAGGCAACgggagaaggcgaagatACTTTGTCAAATGGCAAGACTATGCTGCGGACGAGAATTCATGGGTGACTCGCAAGGATTTTGTGGACAAAACTTTCCCTCGGCAGTACGACGAACAATGTAAACGTAGCACAGTAGCTAATTGA
- a CDS encoding RNase H domain-containing protein, protein MAPRQKEIPQGMDSQYSTMDVSLTGALASLAAEKFDAEIHGAVQGLRCALVANSANEPITVCMDNTSVIDCIGATAPNSSQVYFRAFQKEVDKYPYQISVKWCPGHSNIFGNS, encoded by the coding sequence ATGGCtccaagacagaaagagATACCGCAGGGTATGGATTCGCAGTATTCCACCATGGACGTCTCGCTGACTGGGGCTCTGGCCAGCTTGGCCGCAGAGAAGTTTGACGCAGAAATCCACGGCGCAGTACAAGGCCTCCGATGCGCTCTAGTTGCCAACTCCGCCAACGAACCAATCACAGTCTGTATGGACAACACCTCTGTTATTGACTGTATAGGAGCAACTGCACCAAACTCCTCACAGGTCTACTTCAGGGCCTTTCAGAAGGAAGTAGACAAGTATCCGTACCAGATATCTGTCAAATGGTGCCCAGGACACAGCAACATTTTTGGAAATAGTTGA
- a CDS encoding reverse transcriptase (similar to Metarhizium acridum CQMa 102 XP_007816086.1) — translation MRTARNRKPPQTTLKIFQANVDKGEGAHCAALQLAFQEGYNIVLIQEPNTSYNAQKGLCRTQHHPGFLCFSPVDSWTNNITRPRVLTYVRIARNIQAEQLLPARHRDLLWVKVNGTVILNIYNRPEEETSLDVIESWTPPNRCIVAGDMNAFHPSWQADRGASQDGTRIFNWTQEHDLVLLNDPEASTTMPRLNKRSSTIDLVFSNISTATTTVEEHLTTGSLHYTIGTEIPDNESSPRTSGKVHVTLPEEIKVFTKHVADIDDTARQLLKILQDGAKACGRLSKGKRARQNPWWSKECNEAHENLRAARYTIETRHGEEVQRARIYFKRIVRRAKRNFWRTIVADITDPADVFQITRWIKPRQQLQPPPIQHGSEVYTTNLERANVLRKEKLERRDVSDDIPDPWTPTVSPTQQIPFSAHISTSEAQNALLKTGNTTPGMDGITTKMLQAIWPSISHVTTLLYNACLALGYHPTAFKTAEVAMIPKLNKRDLCDVSAWRPISLLSCLSKGLERVIGRRLAYLAVKYKVLHANQAGALPKRSATDIVTALVYDVERALGNGKIATLVTMDVKGAFDAILPNRLVLRLRQQGWPDFLVWWIYHFVSHRKALVRFQDAKTEPAELTCGLPQGSPISPFSIS, via the exons ATGAGAACCGCACGAAATAGAAAACCCCCACAGACTACGCTGAAAATATTCCAAGCAAACGTGGACAAAGGCGAGGGAGCTCACTGCGCGGCCCTCCAACTTGCATTTCAGGAGGGCTACAATATAGTACTCATACAGGAACCAAACACATCTTACAACGCACAGAAAGGCCTCTGCAGAACACAGCACCATCCTGGCTTCCTCTGTTTCAGCCCCGTCGACAGTTGGACTAATAATATAACACGACCACGAGTACTAACCTACGTACGGATAGCTAGGAATATCCAAGCTGAACAACTTCTCCCAGCACGTCACCGAGATCTTCTCTGGGTTAAAGTGAATGGAACCGTGATCCTTAACATCTACAACAGGCCAGAGGAGGAAACCTCACTGGATGTTATTGAGTCATGGACCCCGCCAAACCGATGCATTGTCGCAGGAGACATGAACGCATTCCATCCATCGTGGCAAGCAGATCGGGGGGCATCACAGGATGGCACAAGGATCTTCAACTGGACTCAAGAACACGACCTAGTCCTCCTTAATGACCCTGAAgcctcaaccacaatgccaAGGCTAAACAAAAGATCTAGCACAATTGACCTggtcttctccaacatctctACAGCTACTACAACCGTGGAAGAACACCTCACCACTGGATCGCTGCATTACACGATCGGTACAGAGATTCCAGACAACGAGAGCAGCCCTAGGACCTCGGGAAAAGTCCACGTCACTCTACCAGAGGAAATTAAGGTTTTTACGAAACACGTGGCCG atATTGATGATACTGCTAGACAACTTCTAAAAATCCTGCAAGACGGGGCAAAAGCTTGCGGCCGATTGAGTAAAGGAAAAAGAGCCCGACAGAATCCTTGGTGGAGCAAAGAGTGTAACGAAGCACATGAGAATCTTCGCGCTGCTCGATACACTATAGAAACCCGGCATGGGGAGGAGGTTCAACGCGCTAGAATCTACTTTAAACGCATTGTCCGCCGTGCAAAGCGAAACTTCTGGCGCACTATTGTTGCGGATATTACAGACCCAGCTGACGTATTCCAGATTACTCGCTGGAtaaagccaaggcaacagcTACAACCTCCGCCAATCCAACACGGAAGCGAAGTCTACACAACAAACTTAGAACGCGCTAATGTCCtgcgcaaggagaagctcgaaAGACGGGACGTATCAGATGATATCCCAGATCCATGGACCCCCACAGTTTCACCAACCCAACAAATCCCTTTCTCGGCGCACATCTCAACCAGCGAAGCCCAGAATGCGCTACTCAAAACAGGAAACACCACTCCTGGAATGGACGGTATTACAACGAAAATGCTCCAAGCAATCTGGCCAAGTATTTCGCATGTCACCACACTCCTCTATAACGCTTGCCTCGCCCTAGGATACCACCCAACTGCCTTCAAAACAGCAGAGGTGGCGATGATTCCGAAACTCAATAAGAGAGACCTCTGTGATGTCTCCGCGTGGCGCCCCATCTCCCTTCTTTCCTGCCTGTCTAAAGGCCTGGAACGAGTAATCGGTCGGCGTCTCGCCTACCTAGCTGTCAAGTACAAAGTTCTCCATGCGAACCAGGCTGGAGCACTCCCAAAACGAAGCGCCACAGACATAGTTACCGCACTTGTCTACGATGTTGAACGTGCCCTAGGTAACGGCAAGATCGCCACACTTGTCACAATGGATGTTAAAGGGGCCTTTGATGCTATTCTCCCCAATAGGCTAGTCCTACGACTCCGACAACAAGGATGGCCGGATTTCCTGGTTTGGTGGATCTACCACTTTGTCTCCCACCGCAAAGCTCTTGTCAGATTCCAGGATGCTAAAACAGAACCCGCAGAGCTGACCTGCGGCCTCCCTCAAGGCTCGCCGATATCACCATTCTCTATCTCCTAG
- a CDS encoding tc5 transposase DNA-binding domain-containing protein produces the protein MVMQSVEARIQEAIQHLSDNPGAKVATVAKQFGVPRNRLRMPNKKLSEPEEQAICNYIDRLDRISLAVRAEFVTDAANYILKQRSSRSLQPEEIPVVNPQWTTRFLKRHGYCKQLRRKLNSDRQASENLERVNEYFFRLREVIQTNGIPPEDTWNMDETGFRIGIGRDQGSVSSHLISFYFARREHP, from the exons ATGGTAATGCAGTCAGTCGAGGCACGTATTCAGGAAGCTATTCAGCACCTGTCAGATAATCCTGGTGCCAAAGTGGCCACGGTGGCCAAGCAATTTGGCGTGCCTCGAAACCGCTTGCGGATGC ccaacaagaagctctccGAGCCTGAAGAACAGGCCATTTGTAACTACATTGACCGCTTAGACCGAATCAGCCTTGCTGTGCGGGCCGAATTTGTTACAGACGCAGCAAATTACATCCTGAAACAACGGTCTAGTAGATCACTTCAACCCGAAGAGATACCTGTTGTAAATCCCCAATGGACCACCCGCTTTCTAAAGCGCCATGGCTATTGTAAACAGTTGCGAAGGAAGCTTAATTCTGACCGCCAAGCCTCTGAGAACCTAGAACGGGTCAACGAATACTTTTTCAGGCTTCGTGAGGTCATCCAAACAAATGGTATCCCGCCGGAGGATACCTGGAACATGGACGAAACTGGTTTCCGTATTGGCATTGGGAGGGATCAGGGCAGcgtctcatctcatctcatctcatttTATTTCGCCCGGAGGGAACATCCCTAG